The DNA sequence GAGTTGGTCTATAAAGTTTATTATAACTGGAACTTTGTTTGGCTATCGGCCGGAGAAGTTGTTTTTCGCGTTTATGATGACGATGAAGATTATCATCTTTCTGCCCGAGGACGTACCTATTCTTCTTACGAATGGTTTTTCAAAGTAAGAGACAATTATGATAGCTATATTAACAAAGAGACCCTGCTACCACGTTTGTCGATCCGCGATATCCAGGAAGGGAATTATGAGCGTTACGATAAAGTAACCTTCGATCAGCGCAGCAAACGGGCGGTATCACACAAAGGGCGCAATCGGCAGGAAGCCACCTCTGAAAGCTTTAACCTTGATGGTTGTATGCACGATATTCTTTCCATCATGTACTATTTGCGTAACGTGGAAGTTACTTCTTTGCGTACTGGACAAGAAGTACCCGTGAAAATTTTCTTTGATCGGGAAACCTACCCCTTGAAAGTAAAATACCTTGGTACTGAAGATGGGACAAAGGTAAAAGGGATGGGCCGCTACAATACCTATAAATTCAGCCCGCAGCTGATTGCTGGTGAAGTCTTTAAAGAAGGAGATGAAATGTCTGTTTTTGTCTCCCGTGATAAAAATAAGATTCCAGTATTGATCGAATCACCCGTTTCAGTTGGATCGGTAAAAGTAGTTTTGAAGAGTTATAAAGGTTTGAAGTATGATTTTACCGCTAAAGTAAATTAAGCATTATGCGATCCAAATTGGGGCTGGGAATATTGTTAACAGTAGTTTTTTTTGCTGGACTCTGGATAAGTTACCAGTGGTTTGGTTCAAAATCACGGGAATCGAAGCAAGTAGAATCTACGGTTCTTCTCGAGCGCATTAGGGAGGTTTGCCAGCTTGTAACGGTAGAAGGGCAATTTAGTGAATTGTATACCGAGACCAACCTCAAAGAGGTTACCCTTTACTTACCCATCCCTACCTACTGGGAGTTTTCCAAAAAAGCACTTTTAGAAGTGAAAGGAAGGGTCCTGGTTGGCTATGATATGGAACAGGTCAGCATCAAGGTAGACAGTATGTCGCGTCAGATTGTATTGAATAATCTGCCCGAACCTTCCATCCTGGCCATTGACCATGAGATTAGCTACCGCAATTTGGAGGAGAGTTTCTTCAATAGTTTTACACCCGAAGATTATACGCAGCTCAACCGAAACGCTAAAGAAGTTTTACGCCGTAAAGCGGAAGAAAGCAATTTGTTGGACAAGGCCCGAGAAGATGGCAATGCGATGCTGGAAGCGATTGCCTTTATGGCACAAAGTATCGGTTGGGAAGTGATCTATGATCAGGCATCTACGAAATTACCCAAGCCATCACATGCAAACTGAAACGAATTACCAGCCTTCCTGGGCTGCTTTTTTTTCGGCGCTAACCGTTGCGGAGAGTACCCGCCTGGGGGGCGTTAGTCTTCCTCCTTTTGCGTCCTTGAATTTGGGTTTGTTTACCGACGATAATGCTGCACACGTAAAACAAAATCGAGAAAGGTTTTGCCGCGACTTAGGCTGGTCAGTAGACCGGATGGCAGGATCTTTCCAAGTGCATGGTGATCAAGTTATAAGAGTAAATGCCCCCGGTCAGTGGGAAGGATACGATGCGATGGTCACCAACCGGCCCGGTATTTTGCTGAGTGTAACCATTGCGGATTGCACCCCTGTTTTGATCTATGATCCGACCACCCAAGCAATAGGAGCAGCCCACGCTGGCTGGCGAGGTACGGCTAACCAAATAGCAACTAAAACCATGCTCTTGATGCGTGATGCGTACGGAAGCCGCCCGCAAGACTGTTGGGTCTATATTGGCACTTGTATCGGTGAAAACGACTTTGAAGTTGATGCCGATGTTGCTGATCATTTCTCCGATGAATACAAGAAATGGAATCCCCAAAGAGGTAAGTTTCTGGTGGATTTGAAAAAAGCCAACGGCGATCAGTTCTTACGTTTAGGTGTTGCTCCCAACCAGATGGAAGTATCTCCTTTTTCTACAGTGGCCAATACGGATCGTTACTTCTCGCACCGGGCTGAACGAGGACTGACCGGGAGGATGATTGCGGTGATTGGCATCAAAGCCTAAAAAATAGCCCTGCGCTCCTTGAACGTCCGCCAGATTTTAAAGCGATTGTTCTTAGCGTCCGTTGGCTGTTGAAGCTGTTTGTCTGCAAGACGATGAGGGAAGGTGAGGATGAATTTAGTCCCCTTACCTGATGACTCCAGACTTATTTTTCCGCCGTGGATGTCCATTATTTTTTTGGCAATAGCCAGCCCTAAACCCGTCCCTTGGTAGTTTTCTTTGGTAGGTATCCGCAGAAAGGGCTCGTAGATTTTTTGTTGATACTGCGGCGCAATACCAATGCCATTATCCTGAACTGAAATTTGAAGCCCTTCCGGATGACTACTGGCGCGGAGTTGGATGTGTTTAGCCGACTGTTCGTTGTATTTTAGGCCGTTTTCGATTAGATTTTGCAGTACCATCCCAAGGAGAGTAGGGTTTCCGATAAATTTATGACCCTTGTCTTCCGTATCAATAGTGATCGTTTCTTCAATGCCGGTAAAAGGTTGTTTTGCTTTTGCAAAAACCTCTGCAACGGAGAGTTCTTCCGTTGGTAGCTGCTTGCTGTCCAAATGAGCGAGCGAGAGCAAGTCGTCAGTGAGGGTGTACAAGGTCCGCGCCGATAATCCTACCTGTTCCATGAAATCCTGAACAGCAGCACTATCCTTTTCCTGATTGGCAATAAGTGCCAAATCTGAGAAAGAAACAATTTGCCGCAGCGGTGTTCTTAAATCATGGGAAACCATATAATTCAGACGGCGAAGTTCTTCGTTAGAGGTAGAGAGATCTTGCAGTAACTTTTTGTTTTTGCGCCGAGCCTCAACAATCTGGATAATGAAACTATCGGTAATGTAGATCAAGCCAATGCTAATCGCAATGAAGATCAGCGTATCGTTGAAAACAGTAGCAAGAGAAGGAGTCGTCGAAAATTGGTAATAATTGATAACCTGAGCAGTAATAAAGAGAATAAGTACGTAAAACATCATGGAGAACTGCCGCCAGCGTGTCCGGAAGAATATTACACTGAGCAGGATCATCAAGAAAAAAGCATACTCACCGTGTACTTCTCCTTCACTCATGATGATTAAGGCAAAAAACAAAAGAGGGTAACACAGGTACGCGAGCGTACGTGCAAGATATTGTCGTTGAAAATGCTGAAGTAAAAGAAGAAGAAAACTGTAAATCAATAGCAGTCCACCTAGCAGGGTCAATAGTGGATTGTCTAGCAGAAAATTGCCCACCAAAAAACAAAACGATGCAAAGCTAGAAACTAGCAGGAGGAGGTTTAAATAGCGAGTTTTATTATTGTCCCAAGGGGAGAAGTTTTTGTTAGTACCCAACTGGGATAAACCCTCTAATGCCTTAGAGATCTTTTTTATAATATTTACCGGGGTCATAAAAATAAGTACCTACAAATGCTCCGTATTTGGGACCAATTGTAAGCATGTTTGGGCTGTGAAGCAATGTGTTTGTTCAATCAAGGCAAATCAGACGAGTAAATATAAGGTTTTTTCGTATTTATAATAAAATAAAACCTGTTCGGATTCTTAATTACAATCCAATTCATTGATTTTTGGAATGATTTCCTGTTGCCAAATGGCATATCCCTTTTCATTCATGTGAAGGCTGTCTTGCGTGAAGATGCTGCCTATGGGATACTGGGTAATGGGGTCAAGCATACTGGGGCCAATGTCAAAGTATTGAATATCAGGATTATTAAGCTTTCTAATAAACCGTTCAATCATTTGGTTGCCTTTCTCAAACTCTGGCCATAATGCCCAGCGGGCAGGAGAGGGTTTCATGCTCACATAGAGCACTTTGCTAGACGGGGACTTGATCAAAAGTAATCGTAAGAAAGTCCGAAAAGAGGACAGGACGTCTTTGGCTTTGAAGCCGTCGGTAATGTCGTTTTCACCACAGTAAAGCACTACAATCTCCGGCTGGTAGGGCGTGATGAGATCGTCGAAGAAGTAGTTGACCTGAGGGAGCGTAGAGCCTCCAAAGCCATGATTAAGAATTTGGTAGGGAAGGGTGTCGAGGTCTGTGGCTATGGTTTTCCACATTCGAATACTGGAACTGCCCGTGAAAACAATAATACCAGTACTGTCATCAAGATGAGCATCCTGGGCGTGGAATTTTTCCATGACCGGGACATAACCCAAGTAGGTGGAATCAAAGGAGATGATGATGTTCTCGGGATCGTCAAGCAGGGCACGCATCCCTTGGAAACGGGGAGAACAACTTAAAATGCTCAATAGGAGGACGGCCAGAATTCTTTTCATAGTCGCTAAATACTTCTCTTTTTCTAAGACGAAGAAAGATAAAAGAGGTTCTCGTGTTTGGGTGATTTTTGCAAATATTTAACACCAAAATAATTGCCAAAGTTGGAATCGTTGTTGGATCAAAGGTTTACTCAATGATCTAGCGATAAAGTCAATTGATCATATGCAATACGGATATTTGGGGGTAATTGTTGCTCTACTTCCTGATGATTGCCCATTTGATGACTAAGGTGAGTGAGATAGGCCCGCTTAGGCTTAATACGTTCAATTAAGCCAATAGCTTGGGTTAAACTTAGATGGCTGTGGTGTTCTTCACGATGCAGTGCGCTGATAACCAGAAGGTCTAAATTGTCCAGTTTTTTCAATTCTTCCTCCGCAATGCTTTTGATGTCGGTAAGGTAGGCGAAATTTCCAATCCGGTATCCCTGAATGGGTAGAAGGCCGTGCAGGTAGCGGATAATTTGGATGTTAAAATGGCCGATCTGAATATGCTCTTTTTCATTGGTAAGGTGCAGCTCAAAACGGGGAGCACCGGGGTAGGGATTTTCAGCAAATGCGTATGCAAACCTCGCTCGCAACTCTCCCGCTACTCGCTTGTCGCAATAGATAGGCATCGGAGTGAGTTGCCGAAAAATAAATGGCCGCACATCATCAAGCCCAATAATATGGTCATTGTGTTCGTGCGTCAGCAAAACTGCGTTGAGTTCAGTGACGTTAGCGCGCAGCATTTGTTGTCTAAAGTCAGGCCCGGCATCAATCACAATTTGCTGTTCACCTTTTCGTAACAGGATCGCTACTCGCAATCGTTGGTCCCTGGGGTCTGTTGATTGGCAAACGGCGCAGGGGCACCCAATTACCGGGATTCCTTGCGAGGTACCTGTTCCTAAAAAAATAATTTCCATAATAATAGTGACTTTCTAATCATCTGCCGTCTAAAAAGAGATTAAACACCCAAGACAACCAAGTGATATTTTCACTTTTAGTGTTTTTAATAACATCCCAAGGGGAAACTACACAAATATCCCAACAACGAAGCCTGCTAAGTTTTACCCCATGTTTTGGCAGGCATAATCCCACGAACATTTTTCCTGAGTGCCTTTGTTTGACAAAAGGCCCAAAAGTTATCCCAAGCAGAGGCTCCCGCCTCTGCTTTTTTTGCCCATTTATTTTCGTGCTGTTCTTTAAAAAATTGCAGTTACCTGTGCCCGGCCTACGTGTACAGTATTGGCCTGGCCTGTTTGGCGCCCCTCGTAGGTGAGCGTCACTTGCAGGTAGCGGCCCAGTTGGCGGGTAAGACTGGCATTCCAAATCCAATTGTGCCCGGGTTGTAGGCCGTTCAGGAGCACAAAACCAATCGGAGACCTCGGATCACCATCCAGCTCAAGTTGTACATAACGCGCACTCGCACGCAGCCATTGTTGGTAATTCCCTTCGAGCTGAAATTCGTTGCGCTGCAAACGTTGTCCTGTGTTCTCCAGGTTGTTTTCTTCTTCTTGCAAAAGATAAGTAAGGGTCACTCGGTAATCTTGCCCCGGCTGGTAACTGAGTGCTGGTTGCAAACGATAACCTAGTAGCTGATAATCTTTGTTGTTGAAAAACTCCGAATCTGCGCTGCGTTCCGTGCGGGCACCTTCCATTCTGAGCGTGGTAGCACTGT is a window from the Lewinella sp. LCG006 genome containing:
- a CDS encoding DUF3108 domain-containing protein, which encodes MMKNRMAKPWFFAIFLPFLLASSPRINSYSSPVIEPCDTDNDVFEVGEELVYKVYYNWNFVWLSAGEVVFRVYDDDEDYHLSARGRTYSSYEWFFKVRDNYDSYINKETLLPRLSIRDIQEGNYERYDKVTFDQRSKRAVSHKGRNRQEATSESFNLDGCMHDILSIMYYLRNVEVTSLRTGQEVPVKIFFDRETYPLKVKYLGTEDGTKVKGMGRYNTYKFSPQLIAGEVFKEGDEMSVFVSRDKNKIPVLIESPVSVGSVKVVLKSYKGLKYDFTAKVN
- a CDS encoding DUF4230 domain-containing protein, with the translated sequence MRSKLGLGILLTVVFFAGLWISYQWFGSKSRESKQVESTVLLERIREVCQLVTVEGQFSELYTETNLKEVTLYLPIPTYWEFSKKALLEVKGRVLVGYDMEQVSIKVDSMSRQIVLNNLPEPSILAIDHEISYRNLEESFFNSFTPEDYTQLNRNAKEVLRRKAEESNLLDKAREDGNAMLEAIAFMAQSIGWEVIYDQASTKLPKPSHAN
- the pgeF gene encoding peptidoglycan editing factor PgeF, with translation MQTETNYQPSWAAFFSALTVAESTRLGGVSLPPFASLNLGLFTDDNAAHVKQNRERFCRDLGWSVDRMAGSFQVHGDQVIRVNAPGQWEGYDAMVTNRPGILLSVTIADCTPVLIYDPTTQAIGAAHAGWRGTANQIATKTMLLMRDAYGSRPQDCWVYIGTCIGENDFEVDADVADHFSDEYKKWNPQRGKFLVDLKKANGDQFLRLGVAPNQMEVSPFSTVANTDRYFSHRAERGLTGRMIAVIGIKA
- a CDS encoding ATP-binding protein, coding for MSEGEVHGEYAFFLMILLSVIFFRTRWRQFSMMFYVLILFITAQVINYYQFSTTPSLATVFNDTLIFIAISIGLIYITDSFIIQIVEARRKNKKLLQDLSTSNEELRRLNYMVSHDLRTPLRQIVSFSDLALIANQEKDSAAVQDFMEQVGLSARTLYTLTDDLLSLAHLDSKQLPTEELSVAEVFAKAKQPFTGIEETITIDTEDKGHKFIGNPTLLGMVLQNLIENGLKYNEQSAKHIQLRASSHPEGLQISVQDNGIGIAPQYQQKIYEPFLRIPTKENYQGTGLGLAIAKKIMDIHGGKISLESSGKGTKFILTFPHRLADKQLQQPTDAKNNRFKIWRTFKERRAIF
- a CDS encoding GDSL-type esterase/lipase family protein yields the protein MKRILAVLLLSILSCSPRFQGMRALLDDPENIIISFDSTYLGYVPVMEKFHAQDAHLDDSTGIIVFTGSSSIRMWKTIATDLDTLPYQILNHGFGGSTLPQVNYFFDDLITPYQPEIVVLYCGENDITDGFKAKDVLSSFRTFLRLLLIKSPSSKVLYVSMKPSPARWALWPEFEKGNQMIERFIRKLNNPDIQYFDIGPSMLDPITQYPIGSIFTQDSLHMNEKGYAIWQQEIIPKINELDCN
- a CDS encoding MBL fold metallo-hydrolase; translation: MEIIFLGTGTSQGIPVIGCPCAVCQSTDPRDQRLRVAILLRKGEQQIVIDAGPDFRQQMLRANVTELNAVLLTHEHNDHIIGLDDVRPFIFRQLTPMPIYCDKRVAGELRARFAYAFAENPYPGAPRFELHLTNEKEHIQIGHFNIQIIRYLHGLLPIQGYRIGNFAYLTDIKSIAEEELKKLDNLDLLVISALHREEHHSHLSLTQAIGLIERIKPKRAYLTHLSHQMGNHQEVEQQLPPNIRIAYDQLTLSLDH